A single Methylobacterium sp. 17Sr1-1 DNA region contains:
- a CDS encoding L-dopachrome tautomerase-related protein, which yields MLHPTGARLGLALLLLAGAAPAALAQGASPRLDKVASFDHQVTGVTVARDGRIFVNFPRWSEDAPVSVAELKDGKPVPYPDAGWNSWRNAKQDEIDPRTHFVCVQSVVADAQDRLWVVDAAAPAMGAVIKDGPKLVGIDLKTNQVVKTIPFDASTVLQASYINDVRISPDGKTAYLTDSGAEGALIVVDLDGGAARRVLSGHPTTMPDKSVTVTADGQPLRRPDGRGVSFSADGIALSPDGKTLYWQAIKGKTLYSLPTDALTGWATASVVPEMLTDRTLGGKVVAVGENGPADGLLIARKDGRMYVTSPQDDAVKVRDLAQAGGGLTTLVQDRQLRWPDTFSEGPDGTIYVTTSHIQDSADYKPGAPISLPTELWAIRTGPGAGPVR from the coding sequence ATGTTGCACCCTACCGGCGCCCGCCTCGGGCTCGCCCTGCTTCTCCTGGCCGGCGCCGCGCCGGCGGCCCTGGCGCAGGGAGCGAGCCCCCGCCTCGACAAGGTCGCGAGCTTCGACCATCAGGTCACCGGCGTCACGGTGGCACGCGACGGCCGGATCTTCGTCAACTTCCCGCGCTGGAGCGAGGATGCCCCGGTCTCGGTGGCCGAGCTGAAGGACGGCAAGCCGGTGCCCTATCCGGATGCCGGCTGGAACTCCTGGCGCAACGCCAAGCAGGACGAGATCGACCCCAGGACCCACTTCGTCTGCGTGCAGAGCGTGGTGGCCGACGCCCAGGATCGACTCTGGGTGGTGGATGCCGCCGCCCCCGCGATGGGGGCGGTGATCAAGGACGGGCCGAAGCTCGTCGGCATCGATCTCAAGACCAACCAGGTGGTCAAGACGATCCCGTTCGACGCGAGCACCGTGCTGCAGGCCTCCTACATCAACGACGTGCGGATCTCGCCGGACGGCAAGACCGCCTACCTCACCGATTCCGGCGCCGAGGGCGCCCTGATCGTCGTCGACCTCGACGGCGGGGCGGCGCGGCGCGTCCTCTCCGGCCATCCCACGACCATGCCGGACAAGAGTGTGACCGTGACCGCCGACGGCCAGCCGCTGCGCCGGCCGGATGGGCGCGGCGTCAGCTTTTCGGCCGACGGCATCGCGCTCTCCCCCGATGGCAAGACGCTGTACTGGCAGGCGATCAAGGGCAAGACGCTCTACAGCCTGCCGACCGACGCGCTGACCGGCTGGGCCACCGCGTCCGTGGTGCCCGAGATGCTGACCGACCGGACGCTGGGCGGCAAGGTCGTCGCGGTCGGCGAGAACGGGCCGGCGGACGGCCTGCTGATCGCGCGCAAGGACGGCCGGATGTACGTGACCTCGCCGCAGGACGACGCGGTCAAGGTGCGCGACCTCGCGCAGGCCGGCGGCGGGCTGACCACCCTGGTCCAGGACAGGCAGCTGCGCTGGCCCGACACCTTCAGCGAGGGACCGGACGGCACGATCTACGTCACCACCTCGCACATCCAGGATTCGGCCGACTACAAGCCCGGCGCCCCGATCAGCCTGCCGACGGAGCTGTGGGCGATCCGCACGGGGCCGGGGGCGGGACCCGTGCGGTGA